From Roseburia hominis, the proteins below share one genomic window:
- a CDS encoding phospho-sugar mutase, whose product MEARKTYEFWLEDPYFDEATKAELRTIAGDEKEIEERFYRNLEFGTGGLRGIIGAGTNRMNIYTVRKATQGLANFILKENAQEKGVAIAFDSRNMSPEFADEAALCLAANGIKAYIFPSLRPTPMLSFALRELGCTAGIVVTASHNPPEYNGYKVYWEDGAQITYPKDKEIIGEVNAITDYGQVKTMEKSKAEAAGLYQVIGSEIDDKYMEALIGLAIHPEIIREEAENLKIVYTPLHGTGNLPVRRVLKELGFMNVYVVKEQELPDGNFPTVSYPNPEDKNAFTLALKLAQEVDADIVLATDPDADRLGVYAKDNQTGEYVNFTGNMSGMLILEYILSQRKAMGTLPENGAVVTTIVSGKMSREITKAYGMKLIETLTGFKYIGEQIKFFEQNHAHEYVFGYEESYGCLVGTHARDKDAVVAVMALCEVAAYCKHLGIILCDKMKELFETYGYYKEGLCTVTLKGQDGAKKIVSMMEQIRSDVPKSIGGLAVTQFRDYKEDVLLDMTDGTRTATGLPNSNVLYFELEDAAWCCIRPSGTEPKIKFYIGVRGENEEEADRKLAKLTKAVKELAQ is encoded by the coding sequence ATGGAAGCAAGAAAGACCTATGAATTTTGGCTGGAAGATCCGTATTTTGACGAGGCGACGAAAGCAGAGCTTCGCACCATCGCGGGTGATGAGAAGGAAATCGAGGAGCGGTTTTACCGGAATCTGGAGTTTGGAACCGGAGGGCTTCGCGGAATTATCGGAGCCGGAACCAACCGAATGAATATTTACACGGTCCGCAAGGCGACCCAGGGGCTGGCGAATTTTATTTTGAAAGAGAATGCGCAGGAAAAGGGCGTTGCAATCGCCTTTGATTCCCGGAATATGTCTCCGGAATTTGCCGATGAGGCGGCGCTCTGTCTTGCGGCGAACGGAATCAAGGCATATATTTTCCCGTCGCTTCGGCCGACACCGATGCTGTCATTTGCACTCAGAGAGCTGGGCTGCACGGCGGGAATTGTTGTGACGGCAAGCCACAATCCGCCGGAGTATAACGGATATAAGGTGTACTGGGAGGACGGCGCGCAGATTACTTACCCGAAGGATAAGGAGATTATCGGGGAGGTAAATGCGATCACGGACTATGGACAGGTAAAGACGATGGAGAAATCTAAGGCCGAGGCTGCGGGCCTGTATCAGGTAATCGGTTCGGAGATTGACGATAAATATATGGAGGCTTTGATCGGTCTTGCGATTCACCCGGAAATTATCCGGGAGGAAGCGGAGAATCTGAAGATTGTATATACGCCGCTTCACGGCACCGGGAATCTTCCGGTGAGAAGAGTGCTTAAGGAGCTTGGCTTTATGAACGTGTATGTGGTGAAGGAGCAGGAGTTGCCTGACGGGAATTTTCCGACGGTATCCTATCCGAACCCGGAGGATAAGAATGCGTTTACACTGGCTCTTAAGCTTGCCCAAGAAGTAGATGCAGACATTGTGCTGGCGACAGACCCGGACGCAGACCGTCTGGGTGTGTATGCAAAGGATAATCAGACCGGAGAATACGTGAACTTTACCGGAAACATGTCCGGAATGCTGATCCTGGAATATATTCTCTCCCAGAGGAAAGCAATGGGAACTCTGCCGGAAAATGGCGCGGTGGTCACGACGATCGTGTCCGGAAAAATGTCCCGGGAGATTACGAAGGCTTACGGAATGAAGCTGATTGAGACGCTGACCGGATTTAAGTATATCGGGGAACAGATCAAATTCTTTGAGCAGAATCATGCACATGAGTATGTGTTTGGCTATGAGGAGAGCTATGGCTGTCTGGTAGGAACTCATGCGCGTGATAAGGACGCAGTCGTGGCAGTGATGGCGCTCTGCGAGGTGGCGGCATATTGCAAGCATTTGGGCATCATCTTATGTGACAAGATGAAAGAACTGTTCGAGACCTATGGATATTACAAGGAAGGACTTTGTACCGTGACACTGAAAGGGCAGGACGGCGCAAAGAAGATCGTCTCCATGATGGAGCAGATCCGCAGTGATGTGCCGAAGAGTATTGGAGGTCTTGCGGTGACGCAGTTTCGGGATTACAAGGAAGATGTGCTTCTTGATATGACGGACGGGACGAGGACGGCCACGGGACTTCCGAATTCCAACGTGCTGTATTTTGAACTGGAAGACGCCGCGTGGTGCTGTATCCGTCCGTCCGGAACGGAACCGAAGATCAAGTTCTATATCGGTGTCCGGGGAGAAAATGAGGAAGAGGCGGACAGGAAGCTGGCGAAACTTACGAAGGCGGTGAAAGAGCTGGCACAGTAG
- a CDS encoding NUDIX hydrolase, which translates to MFGRGCIKEEIIPFETMSSEKVTVGRFTVVEDQVQVRGHKQPYDYLEIREGVSILPIHDGKVVVLRQYRYPVRSWQWEVPGGFVDKGETPAEAVARELKEETGYDVKEIVSLGAFYPSFGSTNEKIHLFMAVCGMKGEDAREPGEVLSVTEVTFDEFRELVRSGEFMHGAGLAAWARYCER; encoded by the coding sequence ATGTTTGGAAGAGGTTGCATAAAAGAGGAAATTATCCCTTTTGAAACCATGTCTTCGGAAAAAGTGACCGTGGGGCGTTTTACTGTGGTAGAGGACCAGGTTCAGGTGAGAGGCCACAAGCAGCCTTACGATTATCTGGAAATCCGGGAAGGGGTATCCATTTTACCAATCCATGACGGAAAAGTGGTTGTGCTAAGACAGTATCGCTACCCAGTGCGGTCCTGGCAGTGGGAGGTTCCGGGCGGATTTGTGGATAAGGGCGAAACCCCGGCAGAGGCGGTAGCAAGAGAATTAAAGGAAGAAACCGGTTATGATGTAAAGGAAATTGTTTCTTTAGGGGCATTCTACCCGTCTTTTGGCTCTACGAATGAGAAGATTCATTTATTTATGGCCGTGTGTGGCATGAAGGGAGAAGATGCCAGAGAGCCGGGTGAGGTGCTTTCAGTGACAGAGGTTACGTTCGACGAGTTTCGGGAGCTGGTGCGCTCCGGGGAGTTTATGCATGGGGCAGGGCTTGCGGCGTGGGCGAGATATTGTGAAAGATAG
- a CDS encoding glycosyl hydrolase: protein MRKRNKKVCALLLAFTMAAGMCMPVSAREAKSVPAATEFAGLEEAGSWYYGGGWEYQYSGADNSAVAMENGMVKATVDYSADADKDYSKMAISSWNDDGISFEEVTKVTLDFYYDEAKMTSGSFKLTVNSDALNVGDTALDLSAAEVVDGTLKKLPVTLKCDAANGSVNGITFCLIGVNTDYKGDIWLDNIQFVAEEPKPASDAKTWDFEDGTTQGWYFDNSWAGDSYHGPTENVCSVENGRLKVDMDYSKDVENGWLQPAISISPEGGIDFSGATMLGFEMYFSAEAKTTGNITVKGVAGNVLNEQMSGINNMETEDVGNGLTKAVFNFEIDTAAAKSETPDKLMLLLVGNNTDYKGPIYFDNIRLYTPVVEDVYVDATVKAETKTSVSGNSSALSVNGSSYAYADKIQLADPKADASAKALYQYLKAVGESDAALYGHMEDTVLKAGSSELSDSDTEDLTGSLAAINGLDCGGLFSGFASKYNARHPEEEPLPDTTEGNIKAAALLSNEAIQGGAVMTLSCHMPNFAFASEKDSSAVKTYDRFDYSSADSYNLKGDCMNQILPGGAFNPQFTAFLDLIAEYADQVDGAVLFRPFHENTGSWFWWGKAFCDAETYKSVFKYTVEYLRDVKGVHNLLYVYGPGSEAATLEEYGERYPGDEFVDMVGFDTYDDKASADESYTFMKNFESVVKLTDQFAKEHNKLFAVTETGITNSAMKKTGNERPEWFTEILDIITKPEYNCAYYMVWSNYDSKSNYYSPFAVSKAEDGTLHGHELMDGFIRFYNNEKSIFAADQKQVVYGEKPAAPTVNGWEATGYITAPLAGKRILEAVDVTAQLSEGVTDAYLAVSSGTKEIKLDTKVEGRIALAKLTSEVLEQLGEAANGKIILYGNGAKLAEITVIFNIAEKEPDPYMVDDFESYYGVDSMLTGTWATNKASGSTIELNLTNMEGETQDGYAMKFTYRETSGGWAGATINKEVDWSDCNALQFWTIPDGKQQKTVIQIQANNTCYEAYLNLYDDYNARAGKPTLVTIPFSEFCQRDTAGNPKGGLVNDCGAVSSFGLWVNAVDNEFFDGDTVSGTIWYDNITAVKTDVETPVFAEPNPQEHTHEYTYTDNGDGTHTKKCECGETVSEEHIWENGTCICGAKETSEEKPGTDDKKPGTDDKKPGTDDRNPNTGDKKTDVKKTGTVNTGDSANTAMLMVICAAALTVILGVVFRKRISRR from the coding sequence ATGAGAAAGAGAAACAAGAAAGTGTGTGCCCTGCTGCTGGCGTTTACGATGGCAGCGGGCATGTGTATGCCGGTTTCTGCCAGGGAGGCGAAGAGCGTTCCGGCTGCAACAGAGTTTGCAGGACTGGAAGAGGCGGGAAGCTGGTATTACGGAGGAGGCTGGGAGTATCAGTATTCAGGTGCCGATAACTCTGCAGTGGCCATGGAGAATGGCATGGTAAAGGCCACAGTCGACTACAGCGCCGATGCGGACAAGGACTACAGCAAGATGGCGATTTCCAGCTGGAATGATGATGGAATCAGCTTCGAAGAAGTGACAAAAGTCACACTGGACTTCTATTATGATGAAGCAAAGATGACAAGCGGCAGTTTTAAGCTGACAGTAAATTCGGATGCCCTGAATGTCGGTGACACCGCGCTGGATTTAAGTGCGGCAGAGGTCGTGGACGGGACCTTGAAGAAACTTCCGGTCACACTGAAATGTGACGCGGCAAATGGTTCTGTAAATGGTATCACCTTCTGTTTGATCGGCGTCAATACGGATTATAAGGGGGATATATGGCTTGATAATATTCAGTTTGTGGCTGAGGAACCAAAGCCGGCTTCGGATGCAAAAACGTGGGATTTTGAAGACGGTACCACCCAGGGCTGGTATTTTGACAATAGCTGGGCAGGAGACAGTTATCATGGACCGACCGAGAATGTGTGCAGCGTTGAGAATGGAAGGCTAAAGGTCGATATGGACTATTCCAAAGATGTGGAAAACGGCTGGCTGCAACCGGCGATCAGTATTTCGCCGGAGGGCGGCATTGACTTTTCCGGCGCGACCATGCTGGGATTTGAGATGTATTTTTCTGCGGAGGCGAAGACCACGGGCAATATTACGGTAAAAGGCGTGGCCGGAAATGTCCTGAATGAGCAGATGTCGGGAATCAATAACATGGAGACAGAGGACGTCGGAAACGGGCTGACAAAGGCGGTGTTTAATTTTGAAATCGATACGGCAGCGGCCAAGTCGGAGACACCGGATAAGCTGATGCTTTTGCTGGTGGGAAATAACACGGATTACAAGGGACCGATTTATTTTGACAATATCCGGCTTTATACTCCCGTTGTCGAGGATGTCTATGTAGACGCTACGGTGAAGGCTGAGACTAAGACAAGTGTTTCAGGAAACAGCTCCGCTCTGTCGGTAAATGGAAGCAGCTATGCTTATGCGGATAAGATTCAGCTTGCTGATCCCAAGGCAGACGCTTCTGCAAAGGCACTCTATCAGTATCTGAAAGCGGTAGGAGAATCTGACGCGGCCCTTTACGGACACATGGAGGATACAGTCCTGAAGGCAGGCTCTTCGGAACTGTCGGATTCTGATACGGAAGATTTGACGGGATCTCTGGCGGCAATCAATGGCCTGGACTGTGGCGGATTATTCTCAGGCTTTGCATCCAAATATAATGCCCGCCATCCGGAGGAAGAGCCGCTTCCTGACACAACGGAGGGGAATATTAAGGCGGCAGCCCTTCTGTCCAATGAGGCAATACAGGGCGGCGCAGTTATGACCTTATCCTGCCATATGCCGAACTTTGCGTTCGCATCTGAAAAAGATAGTTCTGCAGTGAAAACGTATGACCGTTTTGATTACAGCAGTGCGGATTCCTATAATCTGAAGGGAGATTGTATGAATCAGATTCTGCCGGGAGGCGCGTTCAATCCACAGTTTACAGCCTTCCTTGATTTGATTGCCGAATATGCAGACCAGGTGGACGGTGCAGTGCTTTTCCGCCCGTTCCATGAAAATACAGGAAGCTGGTTCTGGTGGGGCAAGGCGTTCTGCGATGCGGAAACTTATAAGAGCGTATTTAAGTATACGGTAGAATATCTGCGTGATGTAAAAGGGGTACATAATTTACTCTACGTATATGGACCGGGTTCTGAGGCGGCGACCTTGGAAGAGTACGGTGAGCGCTATCCGGGAGACGAGTTCGTCGATATGGTAGGATTCGACACCTACGACGACAAAGCGTCTGCAGATGAAAGCTACACATTTATGAAGAACTTCGAATCAGTCGTAAAACTTACGGACCAGTTCGCAAAAGAGCATAATAAACTGTTTGCAGTGACAGAGACCGGTATCACGAACAGTGCGATGAAAAAGACCGGAAACGAACGCCCGGAATGGTTCACGGAGATTCTGGATATTATCACAAAACCGGAATATAACTGTGCATATTATATGGTATGGTCGAACTATGATTCCAAGAGCAATTACTACTCACCATTCGCTGTTTCAAAGGCGGAGGACGGAACGCTTCACGGGCATGAACTGATGGATGGATTTATCCGTTTTTATAACAATGAAAAGAGTATTTTTGCTGCGGATCAAAAGCAGGTAGTCTATGGTGAGAAACCGGCAGCTCCGACGGTAAACGGCTGGGAGGCGACAGGCTATATTACAGCGCCGCTTGCAGGAAAGCGTATCCTTGAGGCAGTAGATGTGACGGCACAGCTCAGCGAGGGCGTGACAGACGCATATCTGGCAGTGTCAAGTGGGACGAAGGAAATAAAGCTTGACACAAAGGTGGAAGGCAGAATAGCCCTGGCGAAGCTGACAAGCGAGGTTTTGGAGCAGCTTGGCGAGGCGGCAAACGGAAAAATCATTCTTTACGGAAATGGCGCAAAGCTGGCCGAGATCACAGTTATTTTCAACATTGCGGAGAAAGAACCGGACCCATATATGGTAGATGATTTTGAATCCTACTATGGCGTGGATTCCATGCTGACCGGCACCTGGGCGACCAATAAGGCTTCCGGCAGTACGATTGAACTGAATCTGACGAATATGGAAGGGGAAACGCAGGACGGCTACGCTATGAAGTTCACCTACAGAGAGACCAGCGGAGGCTGGGCCGGAGCTACGATTAACAAAGAAGTAGACTGGTCTGATTGTAATGCGCTTCAGTTCTGGACGATTCCGGACGGAAAGCAGCAGAAGACTGTTATCCAGATTCAGGCAAATAACACCTGCTATGAGGCGTATTTGAATCTGTATGATGATTATAATGCACGGGCAGGCAAACCGACGCTGGTGACGATTCCATTTTCTGAATTCTGTCAGCGCGATACAGCCGGGAATCCGAAGGGCGGTCTGGTAAATGACTGTGGAGCAGTTTCGAGCTTCGGTTTGTGGGTCAATGCGGTCGACAATGAATTTTTTGACGGCGATACAGTAAGTGGCACGATCTGGTATGACAACATTACAGCAGTTAAAACGGACGTTGAAACGCCTGTATTTGCAGAACCGAATCCGCAGGAACATACGCATGAGTATACCTATACGGATAACGGAGACGGAACACATACAAAGAAATGTGAGTGTGGAGAGACTGTTTCGGAGGAGCATATCTGGGAGAATGGAACATGTATCTGCGGCGCGAAAGAAACAAGTGAAGAGAAGCCGGGAACAGATGACAAGAAACCAGGAACGGATGACAAGAAGCCGGGAACAGATGATAGAAATCCGAATACCGGCGATAAGAAAACAGATGTGAAAAAGACCGGTACGGTAAATACAGGAGATTCGGCGAATACAGCCATGCTGATGGTAATATGTGCAGCGGCGTTGACGGTCATTCTGGGTGTAGTGTTCAGAAAGCGGATTAGCAGACGGTAA
- a CDS encoding type I phosphomannose isomerase catalytic subunit, translated as MSILKLKPSCKDYLWGGHRLAEEYGKEYDGDVLAETWELSCHPDGPSVITNGCFAGKTLKQYIDEQGKEVLGTHCRRFRDFPILTKFIDAKDNLSIQVHPDNRYALKNEGQYGKTEMWYVMDAGKDAFLYYGFKKEISKEEFARRIQEDTLLEVLNAVPVQKGDVLFIESGTIHAIGKDILIAEIQQNSNVTYRVYDYGRVGKDGKKRDLHIEKALAVTNRVPIIKDKSSYPHVADCDYFTVDKLNLDGKVMKKMEGTVSEESFASILMLDGEGTISNQGETLAFRKGDSFFLSAGSGTYQVQGSCDALITTIREKSAPVRIGIDIGGTDTKIGLVDVHQKLITQTTMATGSHRPAEEIIREIGQKALELLDTQGIPMDQCVGAGIGVPGTVDRRGGLVRYSNNIKWEHVELAKEMGKFLPIPIQIANDADCAALGEAVAGAGRDCQDVIMLTLGTGVGGGIILDGAIYEGRGVGGSELGHMVIIENGEPCTCGRRGCLEAYASATALKRDVKKETGREMAPEDIFAMAASGEEPFEKIVNAYIRRLGIGIVNIVNIFRPQLVLLGGGISNQGEVLLVPLRKMMEEGCFGGEKGEIPEIGTAALGNTAGMIGAASLI; from the coding sequence ATGAGTATTTTAAAATTAAAACCGAGCTGTAAGGATTATCTCTGGGGCGGTCACCGTTTGGCAGAGGAATATGGAAAGGAATATGACGGCGATGTGCTGGCGGAGACATGGGAGTTATCCTGCCACCCGGACGGGCCGTCGGTGATCACGAACGGCTGCTTTGCGGGAAAGACCTTGAAACAATATATTGACGAACAGGGGAAGGAGGTTCTGGGGACGCATTGCAGGAGGTTCCGGGATTTTCCGATTCTGACGAAATTCATTGATGCGAAGGACAATCTGTCGATTCAGGTCCACCCGGATAACCGTTACGCCCTGAAAAATGAAGGACAGTACGGGAAGACAGAAATGTGGTATGTGATGGACGCAGGAAAGGACGCATTTCTGTATTATGGGTTCAAAAAAGAGATCAGCAAGGAGGAGTTTGCAAGAAGGATACAGGAGGACACCTTGCTGGAGGTATTAAACGCCGTTCCGGTTCAAAAAGGTGATGTGCTGTTCATTGAGTCCGGGACGATTCATGCGATTGGTAAGGATATTTTGATTGCGGAGATTCAGCAGAATTCGAATGTGACGTATCGTGTGTACGACTATGGAAGAGTCGGAAAAGACGGGAAAAAACGGGATCTGCATATCGAGAAGGCCCTTGCCGTGACGAACCGGGTGCCGATCATCAAGGATAAGAGCAGCTATCCGCATGTGGCAGACTGTGACTATTTTACGGTAGATAAGTTAAATCTTGACGGAAAAGTCATGAAGAAAATGGAAGGAACAGTTTCCGAGGAATCCTTTGCCAGTATCCTCATGCTTGACGGCGAGGGAACTATCTCAAATCAGGGGGAGACGCTTGCATTCAGGAAAGGGGACAGCTTTTTCCTGTCGGCGGGAAGCGGCACGTACCAGGTGCAGGGCTCATGTGACGCTCTGATTACTACGATCCGCGAGAAGTCGGCGCCGGTCAGAATCGGCATTGATATCGGCGGAACGGATACGAAGATCGGCCTGGTGGATGTCCATCAGAAGCTGATCACGCAGACGACGATGGCGACCGGAAGCCATCGCCCTGCGGAAGAAATTATCCGGGAAATTGGGCAAAAGGCGCTGGAGCTTCTGGATACGCAGGGAATCCCGATGGATCAGTGCGTGGGAGCCGGAATCGGAGTCCCGGGGACGGTAGACCGGAGGGGTGGCCTGGTGCGCTATTCAAATAATATCAAGTGGGAGCATGTGGAACTTGCGAAAGAAATGGGTAAGTTTCTTCCGATACCAATACAGATTGCAAATGACGCGGACTGTGCGGCGCTTGGAGAGGCGGTCGCCGGAGCGGGAAGAGACTGTCAGGATGTGATCATGCTGACGCTGGGAACCGGAGTCGGCGGCGGAATCATTCTCGACGGAGCAATCTATGAAGGGCGCGGTGTCGGCGGCAGTGAACTCGGTCATATGGTGATCATCGAGAATGGAGAACCGTGTACCTGCGGAAGACGCGGGTGTCTGGAAGCGTATGCTTCGGCGACTGCGCTTAAAAGAGACGTAAAGAAGGAGACAGGGCGCGAAATGGCGCCGGAAGACATATTTGCCATGGCAGCGAGCGGGGAGGAGCCGTTTGAGAAAATTGTGAATGCTTATATCCGCAGACTGGGAATCGGAATCGTAAATATTGTAAATATTTTCCGCCCTCAGCTTGTACTGCTTGGCGGAGGAATTTCGAATCAGGGAGAGGTGTTGCTTGTGCCACTTCGCAAGATGATGGAGGAAGGCTGTTTCGGAGGAGAAAAGGGTGAGATACCGGAAATCGGGACAGCGGCGCTTGGAAATACGGCAGGAATGATCGGGGCGGCCAGCCTGATCTGA